Proteins co-encoded in one Flavobacterium fluviale genomic window:
- a CDS encoding nitrate reductase, with product MQNTKIKTTCSYCGVGCGIIVTNDAKNGVMVEGDKDHPVNKGMLCSKGMNLHYVVNDTSDRILYPEMRGSKSYPLERVTWDTALDRAAAVFSSIIKKHGPDSVGFYISGQCLTEEYYLVNKLVKGFLKTNNIDTNSRLCMSSAVVGYKKTFGEDSVPIAYDDIELADTFLITGANPAWCHPILFRRLEKHKEKNPKIKIIVIDPRRTDTAAFADLHLQIIPGSDIILYHAIAKRIIEKGYVDHDFVKNNAENFKQYKDLVLNTSLEKASKLCGISVNDIKLAADIIGKAKGFISLWAMGLNQSAVGVDKNTALLNLSLLTGQVGKPGSGPFSLTGQPNAMGGREVGGMATLLAAHKDIANPTHRKEVADFWGVDEISDKPGLTATEMFEALESGKMKAVWIICTNPLVSLPDSRRAEKALKNAKFVVVQDISHNADTAKFADLLLPAAGWLEKEGTMTNSERRISYLPKGINVPGEALPDIEILIRFAKKMNFNGFNFNGAEEIYKEHCALTKGTNIDISFLNYNRLKTEGTFQWPVPDYGHPGTPRLFTDKKFYTPSGKAIFNLPVSIENTSVQPNAEFPFILTTGRIRDQWHTMTKTGKVSRLLTHIPSPVLEINPIDAFKNDIKNGDIVTVTSKNGEVRVKAKVTDSIKEKVVFLPMHWGKQLENDLNRTNNLTNTVVDPISKEPDFKYTTVSITKYVKPFQKIAIVGAGAASFRFIQNYREFNSTDEIIVFSNEVNPFYNRVLLPEYMTGEFSWEQLLKVKDGETFNKLKITMKAGVSIDKVDTKLKTIIDSHGETHTFDSLILATGSRPFVPENAQLHLPGRFTVRRKEDADRLKRHLDSTNLPPEEQHVVIIGGGLLGLELAAALKHKKVKTTIVQRASRLMERQLDRISSKLLAEEVQLRDIQIYFDNEVSTVFETENPNEIEIALKSGKIITANAIVYTIGTIPNIEIARESGLACGRGVKVNQYLQTSNPDIFAIGEIAEFNNKLFGITSAAEEQADILANFLAGDISSYYKGSILMNILKLEDINLCSIGDIEIPENDDSYEEIVFSDLKKRYYKKCIVKDDLLVGAILMGDKNEFAEFKTMIESKIELSDKRNLLLRGSSNAKPVLGKLVCSCSQVGAGNIEETIKSGVNDFTDLCKNTGAGLGCGSCKTEVKEILAKCR from the coding sequence ATGCAAAATACAAAGATCAAAACCACTTGTTCCTATTGCGGCGTTGGATGCGGCATAATCGTAACTAATGATGCCAAAAATGGTGTAATGGTTGAAGGTGACAAAGACCATCCTGTTAATAAAGGAATGCTGTGTTCTAAAGGAATGAATCTGCACTACGTAGTTAACGACACATCTGATAGAATTCTGTATCCCGAAATGCGCGGAAGCAAATCATATCCGCTGGAACGTGTCACCTGGGATACTGCTTTGGACCGCGCAGCTGCTGTTTTTTCTTCTATCATTAAAAAACACGGACCAGACAGCGTTGGTTTTTACATTTCTGGACAGTGTTTAACAGAGGAATATTACTTGGTAAACAAACTTGTAAAAGGTTTTTTGAAAACCAATAATATTGATACCAATTCAAGACTCTGCATGAGTTCAGCTGTCGTAGGTTACAAAAAAACTTTTGGAGAAGATTCTGTTCCAATTGCTTATGATGATATTGAATTGGCCGACACTTTTTTAATTACAGGAGCCAATCCAGCTTGGTGCCACCCTATTCTATTTCGACGACTTGAAAAACATAAAGAGAAAAATCCTAAAATAAAAATAATTGTAATTGATCCAAGGCGAACAGATACTGCTGCTTTCGCCGATTTGCATTTGCAGATTATTCCGGGTTCCGACATTATTTTATATCATGCCATTGCCAAACGAATCATCGAAAAAGGATATGTCGATCATGATTTTGTAAAAAATAATGCAGAAAACTTTAAACAATACAAAGACCTAGTTTTAAACACGTCTTTAGAAAAAGCTTCTAAACTCTGTGGAATTTCTGTAAACGATATTAAACTGGCTGCAGACATTATTGGTAAAGCAAAAGGTTTTATTTCGCTTTGGGCAATGGGTTTAAATCAAAGTGCAGTTGGCGTTGATAAAAATACGGCTTTACTCAATTTATCTTTATTAACGGGACAAGTTGGAAAACCAGGATCTGGACCCTTTTCACTAACAGGGCAGCCCAACGCAATGGGCGGCCGCGAAGTGGGCGGAATGGCGACACTTTTGGCAGCGCATAAAGATATTGCAAATCCGACGCATCGAAAAGAAGTTGCGGATTTTTGGGGTGTTGACGAAATTTCAGATAAACCTGGATTAACCGCGACTGAAATGTTTGAAGCATTAGAATCTGGAAAAATGAAAGCAGTCTGGATCATTTGCACCAATCCGTTAGTGAGTCTACCCGACTCCAGAAGAGCCGAAAAAGCGCTTAAAAATGCAAAATTTGTTGTAGTTCAGGATATTTCGCACAATGCAGACACAGCCAAATTTGCCGATTTATTACTTCCTGCAGCAGGATGGCTGGAAAAAGAAGGAACGATGACCAATTCTGAACGTCGTATTTCTTATCTGCCAAAAGGAATTAATGTGCCGGGAGAAGCTCTTCCAGATATTGAAATTCTAATTCGCTTTGCAAAAAAAATGAATTTCAACGGATTCAATTTCAATGGCGCCGAAGAAATTTACAAGGAACATTGTGCACTTACGAAAGGAACTAACATCGATATTTCCTTCTTAAATTACAACCGTTTAAAAACCGAAGGGACTTTTCAATGGCCGGTTCCAGATTATGGACATCCAGGAACACCGAGATTATTTACCGATAAAAAATTCTACACGCCTTCTGGAAAAGCTATTTTCAACCTTCCTGTTTCTATCGAAAATACATCCGTGCAGCCAAATGCAGAATTTCCTTTTATACTAACCACAGGAAGAATTCGCGATCAATGGCATACGATGACCAAAACTGGAAAAGTATCGAGGTTGCTAACGCATATTCCGAGTCCGGTTTTAGAAATAAATCCGATTGACGCTTTTAAAAACGATATTAAAAATGGTGATATTGTTACCGTTACCAGTAAAAACGGAGAAGTCCGCGTAAAAGCAAAAGTGACAGATTCTATCAAAGAAAAGGTTGTTTTTCTGCCGATGCATTGGGGAAAGCAATTAGAAAATGATCTAAATCGAACCAATAATCTAACCAATACAGTAGTCGACCCAATTTCAAAAGAACCTGATTTTAAATATACTACCGTTTCGATTACCAAATATGTAAAACCTTTCCAGAAGATTGCAATTGTTGGCGCCGGCGCTGCTTCTTTCCGATTCATTCAAAATTATCGTGAATTCAATTCAACCGATGAAATCATTGTTTTTTCGAATGAAGTAAATCCGTTTTACAACCGCGTTTTACTTCCAGAATATATGACGGGAGAATTCAGCTGGGAACAATTATTAAAAGTAAAAGACGGCGAAACTTTTAATAAACTAAAAATCACCATGAAAGCTGGAGTTTCTATTGATAAAGTAGATACTAAATTAAAAACAATAATAGACAGTCACGGTGAAACACATACTTTTGATTCCCTAATTTTAGCAACTGGAAGCCGTCCTTTTGTTCCCGAAAATGCACAATTACATCTTCCAGGACGATTTACCGTAAGACGTAAAGAAGATGCAGATCGTTTAAAAAGACATCTCGACAGCACCAATCTTCCTCCAGAAGAACAACACGTTGTGATTATTGGCGGCGGATTGTTAGGTTTGGAATTAGCGGCAGCTTTAAAACATAAAAAAGTAAAAACTACAATTGTTCAAAGGGCTTCGCGTTTAATGGAACGTCAGCTGGATCGAATTTCAAGTAAGCTTTTGGCAGAAGAAGTACAGCTTCGCGATATTCAGATTTATTTTGATAATGAAGTAAGCACGGTTTTCGAAACTGAGAATCCGAATGAGATTGAAATAGCTTTAAAGAGCGGTAAAATCATCACTGCAAATGCAATTGTGTACACGATTGGAACAATTCCGAATATTGAAATTGCGCGCGAAAGCGGTCTTGCCTGCGGACGCGGTGTAAAAGTCAATCAGTATTTACAAACTTCAAATCCTGATATTTTTGCTATTGGAGAAATAGCTGAATTCAATAATAAGTTATTCGGAATCACCTCTGCTGCCGAGGAACAGGCCGATATTCTGGCTAACTTTTTGGCAGGCGATATCAGCAGTTATTACAAAGGTTCGATTTTAATGAATATTTTAAAATTAGAAGATATAAATCTTTGCAGTATTGGCGATATTGAAATTCCCGAAAACGACGATTCGTACGAAGAAATTGTTTTTTCAGACTTGAAAAAACGTTACTATAAAAAATGTATTGTAAAAGATGATCTTTTGGTTGGCGCGATTTTGATGGGCGATAAAAACGAATTTGCCGAATTCAAAACGATGATCGAAAGCAAAATAGAATTATCAGACAAACGAAATTTATTGCTCAGAGGAAGTTCAAATGCAAAACCTGTTTTAGGAAAACTAGTTTGTTCCTGCAGTCAGGTTGGTGCTGGAAATATAGAAGAAACTATTAAAAGCGGCGTAAACGATTTTACCGATTTATGCAAAAATACTGGCGCTGGATTAGGCTGCGGCAGCTGTAAAACAGAAGTTAAGGAGATTCTTGCTAAGTGTAGATGA
- the cobA gene encoding uroporphyrinogen-III C-methyltransferase has protein sequence MRNLKTPKLTIVGAGPGDVELITMKAIKALKNADVVLYDALVNEELLEYAADAEIVFVGKRLGCHAYTQDQINDLIVSMAKTYGHVVRLKGGDPFVFGRGSEEIEFAEQFGIETAIVPGISSALGVPASVGISLTQRKVAESFWVITGTTSDHKLSKDVQLASKSAATVVILMGMHKLGEIISIYQENRNDDLPIAIIQNGTKNSEQKVIGTINTISKLVSEKKISSPAIIVIGEVVRNTSSWISYFQEHFDDEFIFQNLNL, from the coding sequence ATGCGAAACTTAAAAACACCAAAATTGACGATTGTAGGCGCAGGTCCTGGAGACGTCGAATTGATCACAATGAAAGCCATAAAAGCACTGAAAAATGCAGATGTAGTGTTGTACGATGCTTTGGTTAATGAAGAATTATTGGAGTATGCAGCAGATGCAGAAATTGTTTTTGTTGGAAAACGTCTTGGATGCCACGCTTATACGCAAGATCAGATCAACGATTTGATTGTAAGTATGGCAAAAACCTACGGACACGTTGTCCGCTTAAAAGGCGGTGATCCTTTTGTTTTTGGAAGAGGAAGCGAAGAAATTGAATTTGCAGAACAATTTGGAATCGAAACGGCAATTGTTCCCGGCATTTCATCTGCTTTAGGAGTTCCTGCATCGGTCGGAATCAGCTTGACGCAGCGTAAAGTTGCCGAAAGTTTCTGGGTAATTACTGGGACAACTTCAGATCATAAATTATCAAAAGATGTTCAATTGGCTTCAAAATCGGCTGCGACCGTTGTCATTTTAATGGGAATGCATAAATTAGGGGAAATCATTTCTATCTATCAGGAAAACAGGAATGATGACCTGCCAATTGCAATTATTCAGAACGGAACTAAAAATTCAGAGCAAAAAGTAATTGGAACTATCAATACAATTAGTAAATTGGTATCTGAAAAAAAGATTTCATCACCTGCAATTATAGTTATTGGTGAAGTAGTGCGAAATACATCAAGCTGGATTTCGTATTTTCAGGAACATTTTGATGACGAATTTATTTTTCAGAATTTAAATTTATAA
- the moaA gene encoding GTP 3',8-cyclase MoaA, which produces MTASNTILTDGFGRKHNYLRISLLEKCNLRCTYCMPADGIALSPKASLMTAEEIFGIAQTFVKNGVDKIRLTGGEPLLRKDFPEIVSKLSELNISLSITTNGILIDRYLEVLKEFKIKKINLSLDTLVSSKFHSITLRNQFEKVIHNLHLLLNNDFEVKVNVVLMKGFNDNEIVDFVKLTQFLPISVRFIEFMPFAGNEWDRSKMVSQKEILSLVENAFSADEIQKLENEKNFTSRNYKIKGFQGDFGIISSITNPFCDSCNRIRLTADGKIKNCLFSNSETDLLTAFRNGESIADLISESIQNKKKVRAGMVTIDEMDDPKKHFDNRSMIAIGG; this is translated from the coding sequence ATGACAGCCTCTAACACTATTTTGACGGATGGTTTTGGGCGTAAACACAATTATTTACGCATTTCGCTGTTGGAAAAATGCAACCTGCGTTGTACGTACTGCATGCCGGCAGACGGAATTGCGCTTTCTCCAAAAGCCAGTTTAATGACGGCGGAAGAGATTTTTGGTATCGCTCAGACTTTCGTAAAAAATGGTGTTGACAAAATAAGATTAACGGGCGGAGAACCTCTGCTGAGAAAAGATTTTCCTGAAATAGTTTCTAAATTATCCGAATTAAATATCTCACTTTCGATAACCACAAACGGTATTTTGATTGATCGTTATCTTGAAGTTTTAAAAGAGTTTAAAATAAAAAAAATCAATTTGAGTTTAGACACTTTAGTTTCGTCGAAATTTCATTCGATAACGCTTAGAAACCAGTTCGAAAAGGTAATTCACAATTTGCATTTACTTTTAAATAATGATTTTGAAGTTAAAGTAAATGTCGTTTTAATGAAGGGTTTTAATGATAACGAAATTGTAGATTTTGTTAAGCTGACCCAGTTTCTGCCAATTTCTGTCCGATTTATTGAATTCATGCCTTTTGCAGGAAATGAGTGGGACAGAAGCAAAATGGTTTCGCAAAAAGAGATTTTATCTTTGGTAGAAAATGCTTTTTCTGCAGATGAAATTCAAAAATTAGAAAACGAAAAAAACTTTACTTCTAGAAATTACAAAATAAAAGGTTTTCAAGGTGATTTCGGAATTATAAGTTCTATTACAAATCCTTTTTGTGACAGCTGTAACCGAATCCGCTTGACGGCAGATGGCAAAATAAAAAACTGTCTTTTTTCTAATTCAGAAACTGATTTATTGACTGCTTTTAGAAATGGAGAATCAATCGCAGATTTGATTTCAGAATCCATTCAAAATAAAAAGAAAGTCCGCGCTGGAATGGTTACCATTGACGAAATGGACGATCCAAAAAAACACTTTGATAATCGTAGTATGATTGCGATTGGGGGGTAG
- a CDS encoding molybdenum cofactor biosynthesis protein MoaE yields the protein MSKNVFVQGPITPEFIAESIAKHQSKHTIGAHNIFLGQVRADVIHDNTVVAIDYSAYTDMANEALYTIREKAFAKFDLTCMHIYHSLGVVKAGEICLFVFVSATRRKQVYEATEAIVNWIKTDVPIFGKEMFENDTFTWKQNS from the coding sequence ATGAGTAAAAATGTATTTGTACAAGGACCAATTACTCCTGAATTTATAGCGGAATCTATCGCTAAACATCAATCCAAACATACGATTGGAGCACATAATATTTTTCTAGGACAAGTTCGTGCCGATGTTATTCACGATAATACTGTGGTAGCGATTGATTATTCAGCGTACACCGATATGGCAAATGAAGCTTTGTACACAATTCGCGAAAAAGCTTTCGCTAAATTTGATTTAACCTGCATGCACATTTACCATAGTCTGGGAGTTGTAAAAGCAGGCGAAATTTGTTTGTTCGTATTTGTTTCGGCAACACGCAGAAAACAAGTTTATGAAGCGACAGAAGCAATTGTAAATTGGATTAAAACAGACGTTCCAATTTTTGGCAAAGAAATGTTTGAAAACGATACATTTACTTGGAAACAAAATAGTTAA
- a CDS encoding Crp/Fnr family transcriptional regulator, producing MKEEQISCYSCANENCFIKKHLHLEQMTQYVSKKQNIVCKKSDRFITEGSPLHGLYFICKGKVKTVKTGINGREQIVRLTKNGDIIGFRGFGTGQKYLIGAYALEDTVLCNFSNETMLEILKEVPEFTYALMLFYADELNKSENNIRKIAHMNVRERVIDLLLYIHRKFGQIDGLIDIDLSRKEIADFAGTTEEQAIRIISSLKKETLIKTVGKRIGILEVAALRSEILEHKYF from the coding sequence ATGAAAGAAGAGCAAATAAGTTGTTATTCCTGTGCCAACGAAAATTGTTTTATAAAGAAACACCTGCATTTAGAGCAGATGACGCAGTATGTTTCGAAAAAACAAAATATAGTCTGTAAAAAATCCGATCGCTTTATTACGGAAGGTTCTCCACTGCACGGACTTTATTTTATATGCAAAGGAAAAGTGAAAACCGTAAAAACGGGAATTAACGGCCGTGAGCAAATTGTCCGCCTGACAAAAAATGGAGATATAATTGGCTTTCGGGGATTTGGAACTGGGCAAAAGTATTTAATTGGAGCCTATGCCTTAGAAGATACTGTTTTATGTAATTTCAGTAACGAAACAATGCTGGAAATTTTAAAAGAAGTTCCTGAATTTACATACGCTCTTATGTTGTTTTATGCCGATGAATTAAACAAAAGTGAAAACAACATTCGCAAAATTGCACATATGAATGTCCGTGAACGTGTTATCGATTTACTGCTTTACATACATCGAAAATTTGGACAAATCGATGGTTTAATTGATATCGATCTTTCCCGAAAAGAAATAGCCGATTTTGCAGGAACTACCGAAGAACAGGCCATTCGTATTATTTCAAGTCTTAAAAAAGAAACGCTGATTAAAACAGTTGGAAAACGAATTGGAATTCTGGAAGTTGCAGCATTGCGCTCAGAAATTTTGGAGCATAAATATTTTTAG
- the moaCB gene encoding bifunctional molybdenum cofactor biosynthesis protein MoaC/MoaB: protein MVDITHKISTLRKATATAIVKVSRQETIDAVVNNLVPKGNVLEMAKTAGLFAVKNTHLSIPDCHPIPIEYTSVEYKIEGLEIQIIFNVKTVYKTGVEVEAMHGASIVALTMYDMLKPIDKEIEISTIKLVNKEGGKSSFKNRFPNAIKAAVFVCSDSIFAGDKEDRSGKAIVEKLDAYGVETSHYEIIPDELDIIQEKTKAFAKEHQLVIFTGGTGLSPRDVTPEALSPILESRIPGIEEAIRNYGQQRMPYAMLSRSVAGTLGKSLILALPGSTNGVKESMDAVFPHVMHVFHILKGKNHDSL, encoded by the coding sequence ATGGTAGATATTACACATAAAATAAGTACATTAAGAAAAGCGACCGCAACCGCAATTGTAAAAGTCAGCAGACAGGAAACGATTGATGCTGTGGTGAATAATTTGGTTCCAAAAGGGAATGTGCTTGAAATGGCAAAAACCGCTGGGTTATTTGCGGTTAAAAACACACATTTATCTATTCCAGATTGTCATCCAATTCCAATTGAATATACTTCGGTGGAATATAAAATTGAAGGTTTAGAAATTCAGATAATATTCAACGTAAAAACCGTTTATAAAACGGGAGTTGAGGTTGAAGCCATGCACGGAGCATCTATTGTAGCACTCACAATGTATGATATGCTGAAACCAATTGATAAAGAAATTGAAATTTCGACAATTAAATTAGTTAATAAAGAAGGTGGAAAATCTTCTTTCAAAAATAGATTTCCAAATGCGATAAAAGCAGCTGTTTTTGTTTGTTCTGATTCAATTTTTGCGGGTGATAAAGAAGATCGTTCTGGAAAAGCAATTGTTGAAAAATTAGATGCTTACGGAGTGGAAACTTCTCATTATGAAATAATTCCAGATGAACTGGATATAATTCAAGAGAAGACAAAGGCTTTCGCAAAAGAACACCAGTTAGTTATTTTTACTGGAGGTACAGGCTTATCGCCAAGAGATGTAACGCCAGAAGCGCTATCGCCTATTTTAGAAAGCAGAATTCCTGGAATCGAAGAAGCTATACGCAATTACGGACAACAGAGAATGCCTTATGCAATGCTTTCAAGAAGTGTCGCTGGAACGTTGGGGAAAAGTTTGATCTTGGCACTGCCGGGGTCAACTAATGGAGTAAAAGAATCGATGGACGCTGTGTTTCCACACGTTATGCACGTCTTTCATATTTTAAAAGGAAAAAATCATGACAGCCTCTAA
- a CDS encoding rubredoxin domain-containing protein, with translation MELTRLIVKGGVISPGELREVIDIALEEGLDSISFGSRQDIIFPHGFKSLDKTTLGKHHFVYPDQKSGNNIVSSYVSTDIFRNTNWLTGNRFLYILEEFKEQPKLKVNITDPKQQLVPLFTGHINFIASEHEDYWYLYIRLPQWEKMQVYPVLIYSWDLAKTYYEIEKITDETAIDIELLFTLVSEALDTNNRTIDKPLKVPFYPFPYYEGMNRMGIDQYWLGLYWRNNLYDLDFLKEMCDLCFECKIGKICITPWKSFIIKGIPKDRKLEWEKFLGKRGINVRHSLLELNWHLPVAMEWALNLKTFLVRTLDQFDISTYGLNFGIAEYNRDGHYFTSIVIEKNELPAALESIKIRDTYNVLSAKNFDPNTREYIVHSQDIDKLELPTILIELSRKYFEELGNSTIETTENPQKKEKPQLDIYQCQECLTLYNSEYGDETQGIPKGILFENLPETYCCSLCEAPKSNFKILEAVEH, from the coding sequence ATGGAACTAACAAGATTAATAGTAAAAGGAGGCGTTATTTCGCCGGGGGAATTACGAGAAGTAATTGATATTGCATTGGAAGAAGGTCTCGATTCAATTTCTTTTGGTTCCAGACAGGATATTATTTTTCCGCATGGCTTTAAATCATTGGACAAAACGACTTTGGGCAAACATCACTTTGTTTATCCAGATCAAAAAAGCGGGAATAATATTGTTTCTTCTTATGTTTCGACAGATATTTTTAGAAATACAAACTGGCTTACTGGAAATCGTTTTTTATATATTTTAGAAGAATTTAAAGAACAGCCCAAATTAAAAGTCAATATAACAGATCCAAAACAGCAGCTTGTTCCCTTATTCACAGGTCATATAAACTTTATTGCTTCAGAGCACGAAGATTACTGGTATTTGTATATTCGTCTTCCCCAATGGGAAAAAATGCAGGTTTATCCTGTTTTAATTTACAGCTGGGATCTGGCGAAAACCTATTACGAAATTGAAAAAATAACCGACGAAACTGCCATAGATATAGAATTACTTTTTACTTTGGTCAGCGAAGCATTAGATACTAATAATCGAACAATTGATAAACCTTTAAAAGTTCCTTTTTATCCGTTTCCGTATTACGAAGGAATGAATAGAATGGGGATTGATCAATATTGGCTGGGATTATACTGGCGCAATAATCTGTACGATCTCGATTTTTTAAAAGAAATGTGCGATTTGTGTTTTGAATGCAAAATTGGTAAAATCTGTATTACACCTTGGAAATCATTCATTATTAAAGGAATTCCGAAAGACCGTAAATTAGAATGGGAAAAATTTTTAGGTAAAAGAGGAATCAACGTACGTCATTCTTTACTAGAATTAAATTGGCATTTGCCTGTTGCAATGGAATGGGCGCTAAATCTCAAAACGTTTTTGGTACGCACACTCGACCAGTTTGACATCAGCACCTACGGATTAAATTTTGGAATTGCAGAATACAATCGTGACGGCCACTATTTTACTTCGATTGTAATCGAAAAAAACGAACTTCCTGCAGCTTTAGAATCCATCAAAATTAGAGACACTTATAATGTATTGTCTGCTAAGAATTTTGATCCCAATACAAGAGAATACATTGTTCACTCACAGGATATTGACAAACTGGAACTTCCGACAATTTTAATTGAATTAAGCCGAAAATATTTTGAAGAGCTTGGAAATTCAACTATAGAAACAACCGAAAATCCACAGAAAAAAGAAAAACCACAATTGGATATTTATCAATGCCAAGAATGTTTAACGCTTTACAATTCTGAGTACGGAGATGAAACTCAAGGAATTCCAAAAGGTATTTTGTTTGAAAATCTGCCAGAAACATATTGCTGCTCTCTTTGTGAAGCTCCTAAAAGTAATTTTAAAATTTTGGAAGCCGTTGAGCATTAG
- the moeB gene encoding HesA/MoeB/ThiF family protein produces the protein METSNRYNRQIILPEIGEDGQYKLLNAKVLVIGAGGLGAAILPYLAAAGVGEIGIVDDDVIELSNLHRQVIYKSSAVGKSKAKEAELMISELNPQVKVKAFSEKLSGKNVFNLFEKYDIIVDATDNISIKYLINDACLALNKPMVYGSIFRFQGQVSVFNYQNGPTYRCLYPDENNNALNCEDAGVIGISVGIIGMFQANEVLKMILGIGEVLSGKILVYNILNNEQQKYDFEKSDFQIITREVFDEKYNKLETEEVSFESVLNEIKDDSVLFLDVRNTDESPKINLKNQIQIPLMNLENEIEKLDKNQTIYIFCQSGIRSKIAVELLQKHQFKNIKSIAGGALAMKQLLIGEKI, from the coding sequence ATGGAAACATCAAATCGATATAACCGACAAATAATTCTTCCTGAAATAGGAGAAGATGGTCAGTATAAGTTGCTGAATGCGAAAGTTTTGGTAATTGGGGCTGGAGGCTTAGGCGCGGCAATTCTGCCTTATTTGGCTGCCGCAGGAGTAGGGGAAATCGGAATTGTGGATGATGATGTCATTGAATTATCAAATTTGCATCGTCAGGTAATTTATAAAAGTTCGGCCGTTGGAAAATCAAAAGCAAAAGAAGCCGAACTGATGATCTCAGAATTGAATCCGCAGGTAAAAGTAAAAGCGTTTTCAGAGAAATTGTCAGGAAAGAATGTCTTTAATTTATTTGAAAAATATGATATAATTGTTGATGCAACAGACAATATTTCGATTAAATATTTAATTAATGATGCTTGTCTGGCTTTAAATAAACCAATGGTTTATGGATCGATTTTTAGATTTCAGGGACAGGTTTCGGTTTTCAATTATCAAAACGGACCAACATACAGATGTTTATATCCTGATGAAAACAATAATGCTTTGAATTGTGAAGATGCCGGAGTAATCGGAATTTCGGTGGGAATTATTGGAATGTTTCAGGCAAATGAAGTTTTGAAAATGATTCTTGGTATTGGAGAAGTTTTAAGCGGTAAAATATTAGTTTATAATATTCTAAATAACGAGCAGCAGAAATATGATTTTGAAAAAAGTGATTTTCAAATAATAACCAGAGAAGTATTCGACGAAAAATATAATAAATTGGAGACCGAAGAAGTAAGTTTTGAATCGGTTTTGAATGAAATAAAAGACGATTCAGTTTTGTTTCTGGATGTTAGAAATACTGATGAATCGCCGAAAATCAATTTAAAAAATCAAATCCAGATTCCTTTAATGAATTTAGAAAATGAGATTGAAAAATTAGATAAAAATCAAACCATTTATATTTTCTGCCAATCGGGAATTAGAAGTAAAATTGCAGTAGAATTACTTCAAAAACATCAATTTAAAAATATAAAAAGTATTGCTGGAGGCGCTTTAGCAATGAAACAATTATTAATAGGAGAAAAGATTTAG
- a CDS encoding MoaD/ThiS family protein, translated as MIEVKYFGAVAEKTKCEFEKLSFSEELSLQKLLQDLDEKYEFESLSFSVAVNQKIVSKTKDRILIASDIVALLPPFAGG; from the coding sequence ATGATCGAGGTAAAATATTTTGGAGCTGTTGCTGAAAAAACAAAGTGTGAATTCGAAAAGTTGTCTTTTTCCGAAGAATTATCACTGCAGAAATTACTGCAGGATTTAGATGAAAAGTATGAGTTTGAATCATTGAGTTTTAGCGTGGCTGTGAACCAAAAAATAGTTTCAAAAACTAAAGACCGCATTTTGATCGCAAGCGATATCGTTGCATTATTGCCGCCATTTGCAGGAGGATAA
- a CDS encoding molybdenum cofactor guanylyltransferase: protein MKALTVFILCGGKSSRMQSEKGLVLFQDKPFIDHIIQAILPITNQIKLITASKQYDYLEYEKIPDLIVDKGPLGGIYTALSHSETEFNLILSCDIPLISTELLQELISKHTKEAGITIFASESKTHPLIGIYSKNILSVIKESIDSDELKMMDLLAKLPHQIIKIEENENFPLTNINSIDELNDLNINLS from the coding sequence ATGAAAGCACTAACAGTATTTATTCTTTGCGGTGGAAAAAGTTCCAGAATGCAGTCAGAAAAAGGATTGGTTTTGTTTCAGGATAAACCGTTCATTGATCACATTATTCAGGCAATTCTGCCCATTACCAATCAAATAAAGCTAATAACAGCATCGAAACAATATGATTATCTGGAATATGAAAAAATACCAGATTTGATTGTAGATAAAGGTCCGCTGGGAGGAATTTACACGGCATTATCGCATTCTGAAACCGAATTTAATCTTATTTTAAGTTGTGATATTCCGTTGATTTCAACCGAATTACTTCAGGAATTAATTTCAAAACATACCAAAGAAGCTGGAATAACAATTTTTGCGTCAGAAAGTAAAACACATCCTTTAATTGGTATTTACTCGAAAAATATTCTTTCTGTAATAAAAGAATCAATTGATTCTGATGAATTGAAAATGATGGATTTGCTGGCCAAATTACCGCATCAAATTATCAAGATAGAGGAAAACGAAAATTTTCCTTTAACCAATATTAATTCAATAGATGAATTAAATGATCTCAATATCAATTTAAGTTAA